The following are from one region of the Melopsittacus undulatus isolate bMelUnd1 chromosome W unlocalized genomic scaffold, bMelUnd1.mat.Z SUPER_W_unloc_6, whole genome shotgun sequence genome:
- the LOC117438302 gene encoding 72 kDa type IV collagenase-like isoform X2: MKTYSVCGLIFKVLLIQVYLSNKALAAPSPIIKFPGDSMPKTDKELAMQYLNKYYGCPKDNCNLFVLKDTLKKMQKFFGLPETGDLDQNTIETMKKPRCGNPDVANYNFFPRKPKWEKNHITYRIMGYTPDLDPETVDDAFARAFQVWSDVTPLRFNRINDGEADIMINFGRWEHGDGYPFDGKDGLLAHAFAPGPGIGGDSHFDDDELWTLGEGQVVRVKYGNADAEYCKFPFLFNGKEYNSCTDAGRSDGFLWCSTTKDFDADGKYGFCPHESLFTMGGNSEGQPCKFPFKFQGQSYDQCTTEGRTDGYQWCGTTEDYDRDKKYGFCPETAMSTVGGNSEGAPCVFPFIFLGNKYESCTSAGRNDGKLWCASTSSYDDDRKWGFCPDQGYSLFLVAAHEFGHAMGLEHSEDPGALMAPIYTYTKNFRLSQDDIKGIQELYEVSTEVELGPGPGPSPHPTLGPVTPELCKHDIVFDGVAQIRGETFFFKDRFMWRTVNPRGKPTGPLLVATFWPDLPEKIDAVYEAPQDEKAVFFSGNEYWVYSASNLDRGYPKKLTNLGLTPDVQRVDAAFNWGRNKRTYIFAGDRYWKIHLLFQRSVLPTNGRQEFEDC, encoded by the exons ATGAAGACTTACAGTGTCTGTggcttaatttttaaagtgctaTTAATTCAAGTGTATCTTTCTAACAAAGCTTTAGCTGCACCATCACCAATCATTAAGTTTCCTGGAGACAGCATGCCCAAAACAGACAAAGAACTAGCAATG CAATACCTGAATAAATACTATGGGTGCCCAAAAGACAATTGCAATTTATTTGTCCTGAAAGATACtttgaagaaaatgcagaagtttTTTGGGCTGCCTGAAACGGGTGATTTGGATCAAAACACTATTGAGACAATGAAGAAACCTCGCTGTGGTAACCCTGATGTAGCCAATTACAACTTCTTTCCAAGAAAGCCAAAATGGGAGAAGAATCATATAACATACAG GATTATGGGCTATACCCCAGATTTGGATCCTGAGACAGTAGATGATGCCTTTGCTCGAGCCTTTCAAGTCTGGAGTGATGTCACACCGTTGAGATTTAACCGAATAAACGATGGAGAAGCAGACATTATGATTAATTTTGGCCGATGGg AACATGGTGATGGCTATCCATTTGATGGTAAAGATGGTCTCCTGGCTCATGCCTTTGCACCGGGGCCAGGAATTGGAGGAGACTCCCATTTTGATGATGATGAACTGTGGACTCTTGGAGAGGGGCAAG TTGTTAGAGTCAAGTATGGAAATGCAGATGCTGAATACTGCAAATTTCCCTTCTTGTTCAATGGCAAGGAATACAACAGCTGCACAGATGCAGGACGTAGTGATGGATTCCTCTGGTGTTCCACAACCAAAGACTTTGATGCAGATGGCAAATATGGCTTTTGTCCCCACGAGT CACTTTTTACAATGGGTGGCAACAGTGAGGGGCAGCCATGCAAATTTCCCTTTAAATTTCAAGGCCAGTCCTATGACCAGTGCACAACTGAAGGCAGGACAGATGGATACCAATGGTGTGGAACCACTGAAGACTATGACAGAGATAAGAAATATGGATTCTGTCCAGAGACTG CTATGTCAACAGTTGGTGGAAATTCAGAGGGAGCCCCTTGTGTATTCCCCTTCATCTTCCTTGGGAATAAATACGAGTCCTGTACGAGTGCAGGTCGTAATGATGGCAAGCTGTGGTGCGCTTCTACCAGTAGCTATGATGATGACCGCAAGTGGGGCTTTTGTCCAGATCAAG GATACAGTCTCTTCTTAGTTGCTGCTCATGAATTTGGCCATGCCATGGGATTAGAGCACTCAGAGGATCCAGGAGCTCTGATGGCCCCCATCTACACCTACACCAAGAACTTTCGACTTTCTCAGGATGACATTAAAGGGATACAGGAGCTATATG AAGTGTCAACCGAAGTTGAACTTGGGCCAGGGCCAGGACCCAGCCCACATCCAACCCTTGGACCTGTCACTCCAGAGCTCTGCAAGCATGACATTGTATTTGATGGAGTTGCACAAATTAGAggagaaactttttttttcaaagatag ATTCATGTGGAGGACTGTAAACCCCCGAGGAAAACCCACAGGTCCTCTTCTTGTTGCTACATTCTGGCCTGATCTGCCAGAGAAAATCGATGCTGTCTATGAGGCCCCTCAGGATGAGaaggctgtatttttttcag GAAATGAGTACTGGGTTTATTCAGCCAGTAACTTGGATAGGGGCTATCCAAAGAAACTCACCAACCTGGGACTAACCCCAGATGTGCAACGTGTTGATGCAGCTTTCAACTGGGGCAGAAACAAGAGGACATACATTTTTGCTGGAGACAGATACTGGAA
- the LOC117438302 gene encoding 72 kDa type IV collagenase-like isoform X5, with product MKTYSVCGLIFKVLLIQVYLSNKALAAPSPIIKFPGDSMPKTDKELAMQYLNKYYGCPKDNCNLFVLKDTLKKMQKFFGLPETGDLDQNTIETMKKPRCGNPDVANYNFFPRKPKWEKNHITYRIMGYTPDLDPETVDDAFARAFQVWSDVTPLRFNRINDGEADIMINFGRWEHGDGYPFDGKDGLLAHAFAPGPGIGGDSHFDDDELWTLGEGQVVRVKYGNADAEYCKFPFLFNGKEYNSCTDAGRSDGFLWCSTTKDFDADGKYGFCPHESLFTMGGNSEGQPCKFPFKFQGQSYDQCTTEGRTDGYQWCGTTEDYDRDKKYGFCPETAMSTVGGNSEGAPCVFPFIFLGNKYESCTSAGRNDGKLWCASTSSYDDDRKWGFCPDQGYSLFLVAAHEFGHAMGLEHSEDPGALMAPIYTYTKNFRLSQDDIKGIQELYGIMTVRVLCGTYAALYFSATEHLFSPLQKCQPKLNLGQGQDPAHIQPLDLSLQSSASMTLYLMELHKLEEKLFFSKIGYTYFFKDQCYLQMEDKSLKIVKIGKINSDWLGC from the exons ATGAAGACTTACAGTGTCTGTggcttaatttttaaagtgctaTTAATTCAAGTGTATCTTTCTAACAAAGCTTTAGCTGCACCATCACCAATCATTAAGTTTCCTGGAGACAGCATGCCCAAAACAGACAAAGAACTAGCAATG CAATACCTGAATAAATACTATGGGTGCCCAAAAGACAATTGCAATTTATTTGTCCTGAAAGATACtttgaagaaaatgcagaagtttTTTGGGCTGCCTGAAACGGGTGATTTGGATCAAAACACTATTGAGACAATGAAGAAACCTCGCTGTGGTAACCCTGATGTAGCCAATTACAACTTCTTTCCAAGAAAGCCAAAATGGGAGAAGAATCATATAACATACAG GATTATGGGCTATACCCCAGATTTGGATCCTGAGACAGTAGATGATGCCTTTGCTCGAGCCTTTCAAGTCTGGAGTGATGTCACACCGTTGAGATTTAACCGAATAAACGATGGAGAAGCAGACATTATGATTAATTTTGGCCGATGGg AACATGGTGATGGCTATCCATTTGATGGTAAAGATGGTCTCCTGGCTCATGCCTTTGCACCGGGGCCAGGAATTGGAGGAGACTCCCATTTTGATGATGATGAACTGTGGACTCTTGGAGAGGGGCAAG TTGTTAGAGTCAAGTATGGAAATGCAGATGCTGAATACTGCAAATTTCCCTTCTTGTTCAATGGCAAGGAATACAACAGCTGCACAGATGCAGGACGTAGTGATGGATTCCTCTGGTGTTCCACAACCAAAGACTTTGATGCAGATGGCAAATATGGCTTTTGTCCCCACGAGT CACTTTTTACAATGGGTGGCAACAGTGAGGGGCAGCCATGCAAATTTCCCTTTAAATTTCAAGGCCAGTCCTATGACCAGTGCACAACTGAAGGCAGGACAGATGGATACCAATGGTGTGGAACCACTGAAGACTATGACAGAGATAAGAAATATGGATTCTGTCCAGAGACTG CTATGTCAACAGTTGGTGGAAATTCAGAGGGAGCCCCTTGTGTATTCCCCTTCATCTTCCTTGGGAATAAATACGAGTCCTGTACGAGTGCAGGTCGTAATGATGGCAAGCTGTGGTGCGCTTCTACCAGTAGCTATGATGATGACCGCAAGTGGGGCTTTTGTCCAGATCAAG GATACAGTCTCTTCTTAGTTGCTGCTCATGAATTTGGCCATGCCATGGGATTAGAGCACTCAGAGGATCCAGGAGCTCTGATGGCCCCCATCTACACCTACACCAAGAACTTTCGACTTTCTCAGGATGACATTAAAGGGATACAGGAGCTATATG GAATTATGACAGTTCGTGTGCTCTGTGGAACCTATGCAGCATTGTATTTCAGTGCAACAGAACATCTCTTTTCACCATTACAGAAGTGTCAACCGAAGTTGAACTTGGGCCAGGGCCAGGACCCAGCCCACATCCAACCCTTGGACCTGTCACTCCAGAGCTCTGCAAGCATGACATTGTATTTGATGGAGTTGCACAAATTAGAggagaaactttttttttcaaagatag
- the LOC117438302 gene encoding 72 kDa type IV collagenase-like isoform X3, with protein sequence MKTYSVCGLIFKVLLIQVYLSNKALAAPSPIIKFPGDSMPKTDKELAMQYLNKYYGCPKDNCNLFVLKDTLKKMQKFFGLPETGDLDQNTIETMKKPRCGNPDVANYNFFPRKPKWEKNHITYRIMGYTPDLDPETVDDAFARAFQVWSDVTPLRFNRINDGEADIMINFGRWEHGDGYPFDGKDGLLAHAFAPGPGIGGDSHFDDDELWTLGEGQVVRVKYGNADAEYCKFPFLFNGKEYNSCTDAGRSDGFLWCSTTKDFDADGKYGFCPHESLFTMGGNSEGQPCKFPFKFQGQSYDQCTTEGRTDGYQWCGTTEDYDRDKKYGFCPETAMSTVGGNSEGAPCVFPFIFLGNKYESCTSAGRNDGKLWCASTSSYDDDRKWGFCPDQGYSLFLVAAHEFGHAMGLEHSEDPGALMAPIYTYTKNFRLSQDDIKGIQELYGIMTVRVLCGTYAALYFSATEHLFSPLQKCQPKLNLGQGQDPAHIQPLDLSLQSSASMTLYLMELHKLEEKLFFSKIGTMRKRRKWSFCPLNSLQTLGMAFQITLMLSWVLVTVDTPTFSKISATYKWKTRV encoded by the exons ATGAAGACTTACAGTGTCTGTggcttaatttttaaagtgctaTTAATTCAAGTGTATCTTTCTAACAAAGCTTTAGCTGCACCATCACCAATCATTAAGTTTCCTGGAGACAGCATGCCCAAAACAGACAAAGAACTAGCAATG CAATACCTGAATAAATACTATGGGTGCCCAAAAGACAATTGCAATTTATTTGTCCTGAAAGATACtttgaagaaaatgcagaagtttTTTGGGCTGCCTGAAACGGGTGATTTGGATCAAAACACTATTGAGACAATGAAGAAACCTCGCTGTGGTAACCCTGATGTAGCCAATTACAACTTCTTTCCAAGAAAGCCAAAATGGGAGAAGAATCATATAACATACAG GATTATGGGCTATACCCCAGATTTGGATCCTGAGACAGTAGATGATGCCTTTGCTCGAGCCTTTCAAGTCTGGAGTGATGTCACACCGTTGAGATTTAACCGAATAAACGATGGAGAAGCAGACATTATGATTAATTTTGGCCGATGGg AACATGGTGATGGCTATCCATTTGATGGTAAAGATGGTCTCCTGGCTCATGCCTTTGCACCGGGGCCAGGAATTGGAGGAGACTCCCATTTTGATGATGATGAACTGTGGACTCTTGGAGAGGGGCAAG TTGTTAGAGTCAAGTATGGAAATGCAGATGCTGAATACTGCAAATTTCCCTTCTTGTTCAATGGCAAGGAATACAACAGCTGCACAGATGCAGGACGTAGTGATGGATTCCTCTGGTGTTCCACAACCAAAGACTTTGATGCAGATGGCAAATATGGCTTTTGTCCCCACGAGT CACTTTTTACAATGGGTGGCAACAGTGAGGGGCAGCCATGCAAATTTCCCTTTAAATTTCAAGGCCAGTCCTATGACCAGTGCACAACTGAAGGCAGGACAGATGGATACCAATGGTGTGGAACCACTGAAGACTATGACAGAGATAAGAAATATGGATTCTGTCCAGAGACTG CTATGTCAACAGTTGGTGGAAATTCAGAGGGAGCCCCTTGTGTATTCCCCTTCATCTTCCTTGGGAATAAATACGAGTCCTGTACGAGTGCAGGTCGTAATGATGGCAAGCTGTGGTGCGCTTCTACCAGTAGCTATGATGATGACCGCAAGTGGGGCTTTTGTCCAGATCAAG GATACAGTCTCTTCTTAGTTGCTGCTCATGAATTTGGCCATGCCATGGGATTAGAGCACTCAGAGGATCCAGGAGCTCTGATGGCCCCCATCTACACCTACACCAAGAACTTTCGACTTTCTCAGGATGACATTAAAGGGATACAGGAGCTATATG GAATTATGACAGTTCGTGTGCTCTGTGGAACCTATGCAGCATTGTATTTCAGTGCAACAGAACATCTCTTTTCACCATTACAGAAGTGTCAACCGAAGTTGAACTTGGGCCAGGGCCAGGACCCAGCCCACATCCAACCCTTGGACCTGTCACTCCAGAGCTCTGCAAGCATGACATTGTATTTGATGGAGTTGCACAAATTAGAggagaaactttttttttcaaagatag